One Bradyrhizobium sp. CCGB12 genomic window carries:
- the wecB gene encoding non-hydrolyzing UDP-N-acetylglucosamine 2-epimerase produces the protein MRKHFFILLGTRPEAIKLFPIINRLKAEKSKDISLTICATAQHRQLLDQVLKLAKVVPDFDLNVMTANQTLDHLTARLLGQIGELLEKVKPTRVIVQGDTATAMAGALASYYHRIPVSHVEAGLRSGDIFAPWPEEVNRKIVGSIADQHFAPTERAARALRSENVSDDRIHVTGNTVVDALILAKAMVESDPGLSSRWDGIKQRHGNRRIILVTCHRRENFGGGVVNIVNALETILRREDVAVVLPVHPNPNVRDLFASRLSDHPRVVLISPQEYTDFVSLLSLSHLVLTDSGGVQEEAPTFGKPVLVMRDTTERPEGVEAGTARLVGANYDRIVGETFRLLDDDETYAAMARSHNPFGDGHASERIVKVLLDA, from the coding sequence GTGCGCAAGCATTTTTTCATCCTTCTGGGAACACGGCCTGAGGCAATCAAGCTCTTTCCGATCATCAACCGGCTCAAGGCGGAGAAGAGCAAGGATATCTCCCTGACGATCTGTGCGACGGCACAGCATCGACAGTTGCTTGATCAGGTGCTGAAGCTGGCCAAGGTGGTCCCTGACTTCGACCTGAACGTCATGACAGCCAATCAGACGCTGGATCATCTGACCGCTCGGCTGCTCGGGCAGATCGGCGAGCTCCTCGAGAAGGTCAAGCCCACCAGGGTCATCGTCCAAGGCGACACGGCGACAGCCATGGCGGGTGCACTGGCATCCTATTATCACCGCATACCGGTCTCGCACGTCGAGGCGGGACTGCGCAGCGGCGACATCTTCGCGCCGTGGCCCGAAGAGGTGAACCGCAAGATCGTTGGTTCGATCGCCGATCAGCATTTTGCTCCCACAGAGCGTGCCGCGCGCGCGTTACGTTCTGAAAATGTTTCGGATGACCGCATCCACGTCACCGGCAACACGGTGGTGGATGCTCTCATTCTCGCGAAAGCCATGGTCGAATCCGATCCAGGTCTGTCGAGCCGCTGGGACGGCATCAAGCAGCGCCATGGTAATCGACGCATCATCCTGGTGACCTGCCACCGCCGGGAAAACTTCGGAGGCGGCGTCGTCAACATCGTGAACGCGCTGGAGACGATCCTGCGGAGGGAGGACGTTGCTGTGGTGCTTCCCGTGCATCCGAATCCGAACGTCCGCGACCTGTTTGCGTCCCGGCTGTCGGATCACCCGCGCGTCGTTCTTATTTCCCCTCAGGAATACACTGATTTCGTGAGCCTGCTGTCGCTGTCGCATTTGGTCCTGACGGATTCGGGCGGCGTCCAGGAGGAGGCTCCGACCTTCGGTAAACCAGTCCTGGTGATGCGCGATACCACCGAGCGCCCCGAAGGGGTGGAGGCGGGAACGGCACGGCTGGTTGGTGCGAACTACGACAGGATCGTTGGGGAGACCTTTCGCCTGCTCGACGATGACGAGACTTATGCTGCCATGGCGCGTTCGCACAATCCATTCGGTGATGGTCACGCGAGCGAGCGGATTGTGAAGGTTCTCCTCGATGCCTGA
- a CDS encoding WecB/TagA/CpsF family glycosyltransferase, whose translation MRASFLGCPVDLLTMAETVDLACGAMRSRRRVQHVALNVAKLVNMRSDPVLAADVANSDVVGIDGMGILWGARALGLPAASRVAGVDLLAELLAACAQEGFKPYFLGATPAVLHQALQVACKRHPSLAFAGWHDGYFKREEENDVVRDIQTSGADCLFIGMPTPRKERFLAAHRDDLGVPFIMGVGGAFDVLAGTVRRAPVQLQKLGLEWLYRVYQEPGRMWWRYAKTNTVFAGVLAQAVIRHLIQHALDAPGAVPPGPSRIGG comes from the coding sequence ATGCGCGCCTCATTTCTGGGATGCCCCGTTGACCTGCTGACGATGGCGGAAACAGTCGATCTGGCCTGCGGTGCCATGCGTAGCCGGCGACGAGTGCAACATGTGGCGCTCAACGTCGCCAAACTGGTCAATATGCGATCGGATCCCGTACTCGCGGCCGACGTTGCCAACAGCGATGTCGTCGGTATCGACGGGATGGGAATTCTTTGGGGCGCGCGAGCGCTGGGACTTCCGGCGGCATCGCGGGTCGCTGGCGTCGATCTCCTTGCCGAGTTGCTCGCGGCATGTGCGCAGGAAGGTTTTAAGCCCTATTTCCTGGGCGCCACTCCCGCGGTTCTGCACCAAGCCCTGCAGGTCGCATGCAAGAGGCATCCTTCACTTGCCTTTGCGGGCTGGCACGACGGTTACTTCAAGCGCGAGGAGGAGAATGACGTCGTCCGTGACATCCAAACCAGTGGGGCTGATTGCCTTTTCATCGGCATGCCGACGCCTCGGAAGGAGCGCTTTCTCGCCGCCCATCGCGACGATCTCGGCGTACCCTTCATCATGGGGGTGGGCGGGGCGTTCGACGTTCTAGCAGGCACCGTGCGGCGCGCGCCGGTGCAGCTTCAGAAGCTCGGTCTCGAATGGCTGTACCGCGTCTATCAAGAGCCGGGCCGGATGTGGTGGCGATACGCCAAGACGAACACGGTGTTTGCGGGCGTCCTAGCGCAAGCAGTCATCAGGCATTTGATTCAGCATGCGCTCGACGCGCCGGGCGCCGTGCCGCCGGGTCCGAGCCGGATCGGAGGTTGA
- a CDS encoding glycosyltransferase family 2 protein produces MISVIIPHLNQPDALEACLRSLDAQTLSRDAFEIIVVDNGSAAPPVDVVAGHPGVRLQYEPRSGPGPARNAGVAAANGEILAFIDADCRAHPAWLSSVMKWCSLSPAGTVLGGDVRIWQPENAELDAIAAYESVFAYRFKLYIERHGYSGTGNMAVFRRDFDRVGPFAGIDVAEDMDWGERALRAGLRFRYIPEMIVFHPARSSLKELYAKWDRHIAHYRNMAEGKPSWQLRWIAQALLVFASLAPSAVTVLTSDRLHGTGVRLKAIAVLCAVRVHRAMTMLTHLRGRRAVAWNR; encoded by the coding sequence ATGATTTCCGTCATCATCCCCCATCTCAACCAACCTGATGCGCTGGAAGCCTGCTTGCGCAGCCTGGACGCACAGACCCTGAGTAGGGACGCATTCGAGATCATCGTGGTGGACAACGGCTCGGCCGCGCCGCCGGTGGACGTCGTAGCCGGTCATCCCGGTGTACGGCTGCAGTACGAACCGCGTTCAGGCCCCGGTCCGGCGCGCAATGCCGGCGTCGCGGCCGCCAATGGCGAGATCCTGGCCTTCATCGATGCCGATTGTAGAGCCCATCCGGCTTGGCTGAGCAGCGTGATGAAATGGTGTTCCTTATCGCCGGCAGGCACCGTTCTCGGAGGCGACGTTCGCATCTGGCAGCCGGAAAATGCGGAGCTTGATGCCATTGCGGCATACGAGAGCGTCTTCGCGTATCGCTTCAAGCTCTATATCGAGCGCCACGGCTATTCCGGCACGGGCAACATGGCGGTATTTCGCCGCGACTTCGATCGCGTCGGCCCCTTTGCAGGCATTGACGTCGCCGAAGATATGGATTGGGGGGAACGGGCGCTGCGCGCGGGGCTTCGATTCCGATACATCCCCGAAATGATCGTCTTCCATCCGGCCCGGAGCTCTCTCAAAGAGCTCTACGCCAAATGGGATCGACACATCGCGCACTATCGAAACATGGCGGAAGGAAAGCCTAGTTGGCAATTGCGTTGGATCGCGCAAGCGTTGCTTGTCTTCGCATCCCTCGCGCCAAGCGCTGTGACCGTACTCACCAGCGATCGCCTACATGGTACCGGCGTCCGCCTCAAAGCTATCGCCGTATTGTGTGCCGTCCGGGTCCACCGCGCCATGACGATGCTCACACATCTACGAGGCCGGCGAGCGGTCGCTTGGAATCGTTAG
- a CDS encoding HlyD family type I secretion periplasmic adaptor subunit, with translation MIDEFQSDATEVEQKAPPRLARLTLYGVLALIAFAVIWACISQVEMIVTAQGKLTTTRPNLVVQPLETSVIREIHVKAGDRVNRGDVLATLDPTFSQADFDQLRGRVAGLDASIDRLGAELNGAEYAVKDLTNADQILQGKLFLQRKAAYEAQLQNYDAQIASARANLKTAQDEEGVLLQRLDTMRSIEAMRTSLMDKEVGSRLNFLLSRDARLEVESNLARVRGSIADTTHRLEKARADQKVFTEEFRRTAYQELVETVPKRNSATEELKKAELRRQLIVLQAPADAVVLDIANRTVGSVVREAETLFVLVPRDVPLQAEVNVEGRDIGQVALGQAVRIKFEAFPFQKYGTATGEVRVISQDTFSPDPKAEGARHAPAPYYRVLVDLSDMHLRLPAERIQLIPGMAVTAELKVGKRTVISYFLYPLLRGLDESIREY, from the coding sequence GTGATCGACGAATTCCAGTCCGATGCAACCGAGGTCGAGCAGAAAGCGCCGCCGCGGCTCGCTCGTCTCACCCTCTACGGGGTACTTGCACTGATTGCCTTCGCGGTCATCTGGGCATGCATATCGCAAGTGGAGATGATCGTCACGGCGCAGGGAAAACTGACCACGACACGTCCCAACCTGGTCGTGCAGCCGCTGGAAACGTCGGTCATACGCGAGATTCATGTCAAGGCCGGTGATCGCGTCAACCGTGGCGACGTTCTGGCGACCCTCGATCCGACCTTCTCACAGGCCGATTTCGATCAATTGCGCGGCAGAGTGGCTGGGTTGGATGCGTCGATCGATCGTCTGGGCGCCGAATTGAACGGGGCCGAGTATGCCGTCAAGGACCTGACAAATGCGGACCAGATCCTGCAGGGAAAGTTGTTCTTGCAGAGGAAGGCCGCCTATGAGGCGCAGCTCCAGAACTACGACGCCCAGATCGCTTCAGCTCGAGCCAATCTCAAGACAGCGCAAGACGAAGAGGGGGTTCTCCTACAACGGCTCGACACGATGCGTTCAATCGAAGCCATGCGCACCTCGTTGATGGACAAGGAGGTCGGTTCGAGGCTCAACTTTCTACTCTCTCGCGATGCGCGGCTCGAGGTTGAGAGCAATTTGGCGCGCGTTCGTGGCAGTATCGCCGATACTACGCATCGGCTGGAAAAGGCTCGCGCTGACCAGAAGGTTTTCACCGAGGAGTTTCGCCGCACCGCCTATCAGGAACTGGTGGAGACCGTGCCGAAGCGCAATAGCGCAACGGAGGAATTGAAGAAAGCCGAACTTCGCCGACAGTTAATCGTCCTGCAGGCGCCGGCAGATGCTGTGGTGCTGGACATCGCGAACCGGACAGTCGGCTCAGTGGTTCGCGAAGCGGAAACGCTGTTTGTCCTGGTTCCGCGTGACGTGCCGCTTCAGGCGGAGGTCAACGTCGAGGGACGGGATATCGGTCAGGTGGCGCTCGGGCAGGCGGTTCGTATCAAGTTCGAAGCGTTCCCTTTCCAGAAGTATGGAACTGCAACAGGAGAAGTCCGCGTCATCAGTCAGGACACGTTCTCACCGGATCCGAAGGCCGAAGGTGCGCGTCACGCGCCAGCTCCCTATTATCGCGTACTGGTCGACTTGTCGGACATGCACCTTCGGCTGCCGGCCGAGCGCATTCAACTGATCCCGGGTATGGCGGTGACGGCCGAACTGAAAGTCGGCAAGCGCACCGTGATTTCCTATTTCCTCTACCCATTGCTACGCGGATTGGATGAAAGCATCCGAGAATACTAA
- a CDS encoding peptidase domain-containing ABC transporter: MSLRISAEIDATGDARDRVADAPGLATQTALECLSKISGHHGIDLPVERLKHAYAVAGPPSLNLLLRMAKDAGLRAKNTKLDWGALTRLGEAYPALVRLANGNWIVVLGAERGAEASEAVCVFDPLADRKHEVLVVDRDRFCAQWAGDTILIKREQSTLDGRRSFGLRWFVPELLRQWRLFRDVAIAAILLYALGLVVPIFFQLVIDKVLVHESFTTLYVLAAGAAIALVFDAIFGFLRRYLLLYATNKVDIRVATKTFAHLLGLPVTFFEHMAAGVLVKHMQQAARIREFLTGRLFLTSLDALSLFVFLPVLALYSVKLTLMVLAFTAASGAVVGLLMGPFRRRLYDLYQAEGARQALLVETVHGMRTVKSLGMEPVQGRVWDSRCAQSVTMRFGVEKISAGAQALTGFLEKIMTLGIIAVGALDVFAGEMTIGALVAFNMLAGRVSGPLVQLVTMVHEYQEVALAVKMLGEVMNQTPERDGRKDGLRPDFAGKIEFDSVSFRYGAEGAPALDDVSFAVEPGSIFGIVGRSGSGKTTLTRLISGMYPVQQGLLRIDGYDARELDLAHLRRNLGIVLQDNFLFRGTVRDNIACVKRDATFAEVVAAAQLAGADEFIERLPRGFDTMLEEDAANLSGGQKQRLAIARALIVNPRILILDEATSALDSESEMIIRRNLRRLAAGRTVIIVSHRLSMLTEASQILVMDRGRIVDVDRHDHLLSKCTIYRHLWNQQMKQIA; the protein is encoded by the coding sequence ATGTCTCTTCGAATTTCCGCTGAAATCGACGCCACTGGCGATGCAAGGGACCGGGTTGCGGATGCGCCCGGACTGGCTACGCAGACGGCATTGGAATGCCTGTCCAAGATCTCCGGACATCATGGCATCGATCTGCCGGTTGAACGCCTGAAGCATGCCTATGCCGTTGCCGGCCCGCCTTCGTTGAATCTTCTGTTGCGCATGGCGAAGGATGCAGGCCTGCGCGCGAAAAACACGAAACTGGACTGGGGTGCGCTGACGCGCCTCGGAGAAGCCTATCCGGCGCTGGTTCGGCTCGCCAATGGCAACTGGATCGTGGTTCTTGGTGCGGAACGGGGAGCTGAGGCTTCTGAGGCCGTCTGTGTCTTCGACCCGCTCGCCGACCGCAAGCACGAAGTCTTGGTTGTCGACCGTGACCGCTTCTGTGCCCAATGGGCAGGTGACACGATCCTGATCAAGCGCGAGCAGTCGACGCTGGATGGTCGGAGGAGTTTCGGTCTCCGGTGGTTCGTACCGGAACTGCTTCGTCAATGGCGACTGTTCAGGGACGTCGCGATTGCGGCCATCCTGCTCTATGCTTTGGGCCTGGTCGTTCCGATCTTTTTCCAGCTCGTCATCGACAAGGTTTTGGTGCACGAGAGCTTCACCACGCTCTACGTACTTGCGGCAGGAGCGGCCATAGCACTCGTCTTTGACGCGATCTTCGGCTTTCTGCGGCGCTACCTTCTGCTTTATGCGACCAACAAGGTCGACATTCGAGTTGCCACAAAAACGTTCGCGCATCTCCTCGGGCTGCCGGTCACTTTCTTCGAGCACATGGCCGCGGGGGTTCTGGTCAAGCACATGCAACAGGCGGCGCGGATCCGCGAGTTCCTGACCGGGCGGCTATTTTTGACGAGCCTCGATGCGCTTTCGTTATTCGTCTTCCTGCCGGTGCTTGCGCTCTACAGCGTCAAGTTGACCCTCATGGTTCTGGCCTTTACCGCCGCGAGCGGTGCTGTCGTTGGCCTGCTCATGGGTCCTTTTCGGCGACGTCTTTACGATCTTTACCAGGCGGAAGGTGCGCGGCAGGCTCTGCTCGTCGAAACAGTTCACGGCATGCGCACCGTGAAGTCGCTCGGGATGGAGCCGGTGCAGGGCAGGGTTTGGGATAGCCGCTGTGCACAGTCCGTGACCATGCGCTTCGGTGTCGAGAAGATTTCTGCAGGGGCCCAGGCGCTCACTGGATTTCTCGAGAAGATCATGACGCTTGGGATCATCGCTGTCGGAGCACTCGATGTCTTCGCCGGCGAAATGACTATCGGCGCGCTGGTCGCCTTTAACATGTTGGCTGGCCGGGTCTCCGGACCACTGGTCCAGCTCGTGACCATGGTGCACGAATATCAGGAAGTTGCTCTTGCCGTGAAGATGCTCGGCGAGGTCATGAATCAGACGCCCGAACGTGATGGTAGGAAAGACGGGCTGCGGCCCGACTTCGCCGGAAAAATCGAGTTCGACAGTGTTTCCTTTCGTTACGGAGCCGAAGGAGCGCCGGCACTTGATGATGTCTCCTTCGCCGTCGAGCCGGGTTCGATTTTCGGGATCGTGGGCCGGAGCGGCTCTGGCAAGACGACGCTCACGCGGCTGATTTCGGGCATGTATCCGGTGCAGCAGGGGCTCTTACGTATCGACGGCTATGATGCGAGGGAGCTCGACCTGGCGCACCTGCGCCGAAACCTCGGGATCGTCTTGCAGGATAATTTCCTGTTTCGTGGGACGGTCCGCGACAATATCGCCTGCGTAAAACGTGACGCGACCTTCGCCGAGGTCGTCGCTGCGGCCCAGCTCGCAGGAGCCGACGAGTTCATCGAGCGGTTACCGCGTGGCTTCGACACCATGCTCGAGGAAGACGCCGCTAACTTGTCCGGCGGGCAGAAGCAGCGCCTCGCGATTGCAAGGGCCCTGATCGTCAATCCGCGGATCTTGATTCTCGATGAAGCGACGAGTGCCCTCGACTCCGAAAGTGAAATGATCATCAGGCGCAATCTCCGCCGTTTGGCGGCAGGGCGTACCGTCATCATCGTCTCGCATCGGCTGTCGATGCTGACCGAAGCGAGCCAGATCCTGGTGATGGATCGCGGCCGGATCGTCGACGTGGATCGCCACGACCACCTCCTGTCGAAATGCACCATCTATCGGCATTTGTGGAACCAACAGATGAAGCAGATTGCATGA
- the rfbA gene encoding glucose-1-phosphate thymidylyltransferase RfbA: MLKGIVLAGGSGTRLYPITRVVSKQLLPIYDKPMIYYPLSTLMLAGIREILIITTPSDRCQFERLLGDGSQWGIRLSYAEQIRPAGLADAFIIGADFIGSDRVAMVLGDNIFFGDGLSDLLARAAGREEGATVFAYHVRDPERYGVVAFDAADRPVSIEEKPKRPASNWAITGLYFFDNRVVRYARRVEPSSRGELEITDLQMRYLSAGALHVERMGRGFAWLDTGTVESLIDAGTFVQTLEKRQGMKIACLEEVAFRLGFINRDQLLALAQPLEKSGYGKYLSDITALPQFASQ; encoded by the coding sequence ATGCTGAAGGGAATCGTGCTGGCCGGCGGCAGCGGAACGCGCCTCTATCCGATCACGCGCGTGGTCAGCAAACAGTTGCTCCCGATCTATGACAAGCCAATGATCTATTATCCCCTGTCGACGCTGATGTTGGCAGGAATTCGCGAAATCCTGATCATCACCACGCCCTCAGATCGGTGTCAGTTCGAGCGGTTGCTGGGTGACGGCAGCCAATGGGGCATTCGGCTCAGCTACGCGGAACAAATCCGTCCTGCCGGTCTCGCGGACGCCTTCATTATTGGTGCCGATTTCATCGGAAGCGATCGTGTGGCGATGGTGCTTGGGGACAATATATTCTTCGGCGATGGCCTGAGCGATTTGCTTGCCAGGGCGGCAGGACGCGAGGAAGGCGCAACGGTTTTTGCCTATCACGTGCGAGACCCAGAACGATATGGCGTGGTTGCGTTTGATGCGGCGGACCGCCCGGTATCGATCGAGGAGAAACCCAAACGGCCGGCTTCGAACTGGGCAATTACGGGGTTGTATTTTTTCGACAATCGCGTTGTCCGCTACGCTCGTCGCGTCGAGCCGTCCTCACGCGGCGAGCTCGAGATTACCGATCTTCAGATGCGTTACCTTTCGGCAGGTGCGCTCCACGTTGAGCGCATGGGGCGGGGGTTTGCCTGGCTGGACACCGGTACGGTCGAGTCTCTCATCGATGCAGGTACGTTCGTGCAGACCCTGGAAAAGCGGCAGGGAATGAAGATTGCCTGTCTCGAGGAAGTCGCCTTCAGGCTCGGCTTCATCAATCGTGATCAACTTCTTGCGCTGGCGCAACCGCTGGAAAAGAGTGGCTACGGAAAATATCTGAGCGACATCACGGCGCTGCCGCAATTCGCTTCGCAATAG
- the rfbD gene encoding dTDP-4-dehydrorhamnose reductase — MTDRPLLIAGRNGQLAKCLRDLAARRGLPAVALGRPELDLENREGIDKLIGSIAPSAIINAAAYTAVDRAESEAARAFSVNRDGAAALADVAWQMNIPLIHLSTDYVFDGAKPDAYDESDIPAPLSVYGASKLAGEAAVLAAHPLATVIRCSWLYSPYGSNFVRTMLRLCETQEIVRVVHDQHGNPTSVFDLAEAVLRIAERSVTDDRRATAGIFHLAGQGETNWHDFAQAIFCERSRRGAKIPVLEAITTEEFPTAARRPRNSRLDSSKAERVFGIRLAPWRHSLKACLEQMVGEGEVDAEGNRAGRRQRNAPLSDHARGQQTVAPDL, encoded by the coding sequence ATGACAGATCGACCCCTCTTAATTGCCGGCCGGAATGGTCAGTTGGCAAAGTGTCTTCGTGATCTTGCTGCAAGGCGCGGTCTGCCTGCGGTCGCTCTCGGGCGCCCGGAACTCGATCTAGAGAACCGCGAGGGGATCGACAAGCTCATCGGGTCTATCGCGCCGTCTGCAATCATCAATGCGGCCGCATATACGGCGGTCGATCGGGCCGAGTCGGAAGCGGCGAGAGCGTTCAGTGTCAACCGCGATGGCGCGGCGGCGTTGGCGGACGTCGCGTGGCAAATGAATATTCCGCTGATCCATCTTTCCACCGACTATGTGTTCGACGGTGCGAAACCCGATGCATACGACGAAAGTGACATTCCCGCACCGTTGAGCGTCTATGGCGCGTCGAAGCTGGCCGGTGAAGCTGCTGTATTGGCAGCGCACCCGCTCGCGACCGTGATCAGATGCTCTTGGCTTTACAGCCCTTATGGCAGCAATTTCGTTCGAACGATGCTGCGGCTATGTGAGACGCAGGAAATTGTAAGGGTCGTCCACGACCAGCATGGCAATCCGACCTCTGTATTCGACCTCGCGGAGGCTGTCCTTCGGATCGCAGAACGGTCGGTAACGGACGATCGCAGGGCGACGGCCGGCATCTTTCATCTCGCGGGTCAAGGCGAGACGAACTGGCACGACTTCGCGCAGGCAATCTTCTGCGAGCGTTCCCGTCGTGGAGCGAAGATCCCGGTGCTCGAGGCGATTACGACTGAGGAGTTTCCGACCGCTGCGCGCCGGCCTCGGAACTCGCGCCTGGACTCATCCAAGGCCGAACGCGTGTTTGGGATTCGATTGGCACCTTGGCGCCATTCACTGAAGGCTTGTCTGGAGCAGATGGTGGGAGAAGGAGAAGTCGATGCTGAAGGGAATCGTGCTGGCCGGCGGCAGCGGAACGCGCCTCTATCCGATCACGCGCGTGGTCAGCAAACAGTTGCTCCCGATCTATGA
- the rfbB gene encoding dTDP-glucose 4,6-dehydratase — MRILVTGGAGFIGSAVCRRLVLQTGAAVINVDKLTYAANLASLASLERLEPYAFLQSDICDREVMDIAFAEYEPDAIIHLAAESHVDRSINGPDAFVNTNIVGTYTLLEAARTYYERLPLPRRKQFRFVHVSTDEVYGSLGADDLFREDTPYRPSSPYSASKAASDHLALAWFKTYGLPVIVSNCSNNYGPYQFPEKLIPLTILNAIDRKPLPVYGDGRNIRDWLHVDDHAAGLIRLLHEGRPGEKYNFGGNAERSNLDVVSRVCEVLDRLSPGAITRRSLITFVPDRPGHDARYAIDASKAHRELGWEPTRTFEQGLAETVGWYLKNRAWWERARRGVYDGSRLGLLASQH, encoded by the coding sequence ATGCGCATCTTGGTGACCGGCGGGGCGGGCTTTATCGGTTCTGCGGTGTGTCGTCGTTTGGTGCTGCAGACTGGGGCCGCAGTGATCAACGTCGACAAGTTGACATACGCAGCCAATCTGGCTTCGCTCGCGAGCCTGGAGAGGCTGGAGCCCTATGCGTTCTTGCAGTCCGACATCTGCGATCGCGAGGTCATGGATATCGCGTTCGCCGAATACGAGCCGGATGCGATCATACATCTGGCCGCCGAAAGCCACGTCGATCGTTCAATCAACGGGCCCGACGCATTCGTCAACACCAATATCGTCGGCACCTACACGCTATTGGAGGCTGCCAGAACCTACTACGAACGTCTGCCGCTTCCGAGGCGGAAGCAATTTCGTTTCGTTCACGTATCGACAGACGAGGTCTACGGTTCACTGGGAGCAGACGACCTGTTTCGCGAGGACACGCCCTACAGACCGAGCTCACCGTACTCGGCGAGCAAGGCTGCATCGGACCACCTCGCACTTGCATGGTTTAAGACCTACGGTTTGCCGGTCATCGTATCGAACTGCTCGAACAACTACGGGCCATACCAGTTCCCAGAAAAGCTCATCCCGCTGACGATCCTCAATGCCATCGACCGGAAGCCTCTACCGGTCTACGGCGACGGCCGAAACATTCGCGATTGGCTTCACGTCGATGATCATGCCGCTGGCTTGATAAGACTGCTGCACGAAGGGAGGCCGGGCGAGAAGTATAATTTCGGCGGAAATGCCGAGCGATCCAACTTGGACGTTGTCTCCCGGGTTTGTGAGGTGCTGGATCGGCTATCTCCGGGCGCAATAACGAGACGATCTCTCATCACGTTCGTGCCGGATCGTCCAGGACATGATGCGCGCTATGCAATCGATGCGTCGAAGGCACATCGCGAACTCGGCTGGGAACCGACGAGGACCTTCGAACAGGGGTTGGCCGAAACTGTCGGTTGGTACCTCAAAAATCGTGCATGGTGGGAGCGCGCTCGCCGCGGTGTTTATGATGGCTCGCGTCTCGGTCTCCTGGCCTCCCAACACTGA
- the rfbC gene encoding dTDP-4-dehydrorhamnose 3,5-epimerase — translation MLELRSLAIPDVKVVRPDRFSDARGYFSETFQRSTFAEKGILHDFVQDNQSSSDRIGTVRGLHFQRAPFAQAKLIRVLSGAILDIAVDLRRSSPSFGKHIAIQLDSESGEQLFIPKGFAHGFCTLQPKTVVLYKVDQVYAPSHDGGVYWADPALEIRWPVTVSEAQLSPKDQLLPTLNQVGYVFD, via the coding sequence ATGCTGGAATTGCGATCCTTGGCGATCCCCGATGTCAAAGTAGTTCGCCCAGATCGGTTCTCCGACGCCCGCGGATACTTCTCCGAGACCTTCCAGCGATCGACCTTTGCGGAGAAGGGGATTCTCCATGACTTCGTTCAGGATAATCAGTCCAGCTCGGATCGTATCGGCACGGTGCGCGGCTTGCATTTCCAGCGAGCGCCATTCGCCCAGGCGAAGCTGATACGGGTGTTGAGCGGCGCCATTCTCGACATCGCAGTGGATCTCCGGCGTTCATCGCCCAGCTTTGGTAAGCACATCGCCATCCAGCTGGATAGTGAAAGCGGCGAGCAGTTGTTCATTCCGAAGGGCTTCGCGCATGGTTTCTGTACGCTGCAACCCAAGACCGTCGTCCTGTACAAGGTAGACCAGGTCTACGCCCCGAGCCATGACGGTGGCGTCTATTGGGCTGATCCAGCACTAGAGATCAGGTGGCCCGTGACAGTCTCAGAGGCGCAGCTGTCGCCAAAGGACCAGCTCCTTCCTACGCTCAACCAGGTTGGTTACGTTTTCGACTAG